From one Myxococcus guangdongensis genomic stretch:
- a CDS encoding phage terminase large subunit family protein, translating into MSAARQARKKPSLRTQVARRRQPRELRGRGGWPVVQDAQEELSPREKAIRQRLKDDFPHYAEKCLRIRPKEVSGAALPQLKLNKAQLYLHERLEAQLRKTGRVRAIILKGRQQGCSTYVEARFYWRVSHRKGVSAYILTHEDPATANLFKMAKTYHEHCPALVKPSTSASNAKELLFDKLASGYKVGTAGSKGTGRSSTLQYFHGSEVAFWPNASGHMRGVLEAVGNVPGTEIILESTSDGPQGLFYRLCLAAQKGENEYELIFIPWFWQDEYRLAVPAGFERTSEEVRYAELCQQVHGYALDDGQLAWRRSKVSAFEKGVADFRREYPATVEEAFKAAAVGALWTPETLEEARAPLPVDAEGKPLPMVRVVVAVDPAGGDGPSNDEVGIVCAGKASNGHAYVWLDESKKMSAEAWATKALAIYEKESADAVVGEKNFGGDMVETTIRSKAKEMRRPVNVKVVTASRGKAKRAEPVAALYERGKVHHVVRLPALEDEMTTWVPGESTWSPNRMDAVVWALTELMLDTSTHSMRLGSYR; encoded by the coding sequence GTGAGCGCGGCCCGGCAGGCGCGGAAGAAGCCCTCCCTCCGGACGCAGGTGGCCCGGCGCCGTCAGCCACGCGAGCTGAGGGGACGTGGTGGGTGGCCGGTGGTGCAGGACGCGCAGGAGGAGTTGTCTCCGCGCGAGAAGGCCATCCGCCAGAGGCTGAAGGACGACTTCCCGCACTACGCGGAGAAGTGCCTGCGGATTCGGCCGAAGGAGGTGTCCGGGGCGGCGTTGCCGCAGCTGAAGCTGAACAAGGCCCAGCTGTACCTGCACGAGAGGCTGGAGGCGCAGCTCCGGAAGACGGGGAGGGTGCGCGCCATCATCCTCAAGGGGCGCCAGCAGGGGTGCAGCACGTACGTGGAGGCGCGCTTCTACTGGCGGGTGTCACACCGCAAAGGGGTGAGCGCCTACATCCTCACGCACGAGGACCCGGCCACCGCCAACCTCTTCAAAATGGCGAAGACGTACCACGAGCACTGCCCAGCGCTCGTGAAGCCGTCCACCAGCGCGTCCAACGCGAAGGAACTGCTCTTCGACAAGCTGGCCTCCGGGTACAAGGTGGGCACCGCGGGGAGCAAGGGGACGGGGCGCAGCTCCACGCTCCAGTACTTCCACGGCTCGGAAGTCGCCTTCTGGCCCAACGCCTCCGGCCACATGCGCGGCGTGCTGGAGGCCGTGGGCAACGTGCCGGGGACGGAAATCATCCTCGAGTCCACCAGCGACGGGCCGCAGGGACTCTTCTACCGGCTGTGCCTCGCGGCGCAGAAGGGGGAGAACGAGTACGAGCTCATCTTCATCCCCTGGTTCTGGCAGGACGAGTACCGTCTGGCGGTGCCCGCGGGCTTCGAGCGCACCTCGGAGGAGGTGCGGTACGCGGAGCTGTGCCAGCAGGTGCATGGCTACGCTCTGGACGACGGGCAGCTGGCGTGGCGTCGCTCGAAGGTGTCGGCCTTCGAGAAGGGAGTGGCGGACTTCCGGCGCGAGTACCCGGCGACGGTGGAGGAGGCCTTCAAGGCGGCCGCGGTGGGCGCGCTGTGGACTCCGGAGACGCTGGAGGAAGCGCGCGCGCCTCTCCCGGTGGACGCCGAGGGCAAGCCGCTGCCCATGGTGCGCGTGGTGGTGGCGGTGGACCCGGCCGGCGGGGACGGCCCCAGCAACGACGAGGTGGGCATCGTCTGCGCGGGCAAGGCCTCCAACGGGCACGCCTACGTCTGGCTCGACGAGTCCAAGAAGATGTCTGCGGAGGCCTGGGCCACGAAGGCGTTGGCCATCTACGAGAAGGAGTCCGCCGACGCCGTGGTGGGCGAGAAGAACTTCGGTGGCGACATGGTGGAGACCACCATTCGCAGCAAGGCGAAGGAGATGCGCAGGCCCGTCAACGTGAAGGTGGTGACGGCCTCGCGCGGCAAGGCGAAGCGCGCCGAGCCCGTGGCCGCCCTGTACGAGCGCGGGAAGGTGCACCATGTGGTCCGGCTGCCCGCCCTCGAGGACGAGATGACGACGTGGGTGCCCGGGGAGTCCACCTGGAGCCCCAACCGAATGGACGCCGTGGTGTGGGCGCTGACGGAGCTGATGCTCGACACGTCAACGCACTCCATGCGCCTCGGGAGCTACCGATGA
- a CDS encoding minor capsid protein yields the protein MSTSPTMNEELLERSIAHGVQVERYKAGLVRRVVEVLNESEEDLEAELTKRLSRIEAAGGYDAGPQVTKRLEEMLARVGGIRADAYGTAMGLMTEELGAFALHEARWQTAVLRETLIVELSVATPTAEVLHAAAFSRPFEGHILKDWADALAPADVDRLGRVVRQGVVEGKTTQQMVREVMGTRAEGYTNGILATSRRNAESVVRTATNHVATQAREETYKANADIVQHVRMVATLDGRTTLGCMALDGKVFPVRDGRRPPFHRGCRTTTSPVIDGVKLIGDRPSVTDTRTRRQRDIDFRAEAKAKAGEERWKSMSTKERDAAISRQRQKWTRENVGQVPKGLSYEDWLRKQSRAFQDEVLGPTRAQLWREGGLPLGRFTDASGKTLTLEQLHAVEAAAFKRAKL from the coding sequence GTGAGCACCAGTCCGACGATGAACGAGGAGCTGCTGGAGCGCTCCATCGCCCACGGGGTGCAGGTGGAGCGCTACAAGGCGGGCCTCGTCCGCCGCGTGGTGGAAGTCCTCAACGAGTCCGAGGAGGACCTGGAAGCCGAGCTGACGAAGCGTCTGTCCCGCATCGAGGCGGCGGGCGGGTACGACGCCGGGCCCCAGGTGACGAAGCGCCTGGAGGAGATGCTGGCCAGGGTGGGCGGCATTCGCGCCGATGCCTACGGCACGGCCATGGGACTCATGACGGAGGAGCTGGGCGCCTTCGCGCTGCACGAGGCCAGGTGGCAGACGGCGGTGCTGCGGGAGACGCTCATCGTCGAGCTGTCCGTCGCCACGCCCACCGCGGAGGTGCTGCACGCGGCCGCCTTCTCCCGGCCCTTCGAGGGGCACATCCTGAAAGACTGGGCGGACGCTCTCGCCCCCGCCGACGTGGACAGGCTGGGGCGCGTCGTGCGCCAGGGCGTGGTGGAGGGCAAGACGACGCAGCAGATGGTGCGCGAAGTCATGGGCACCCGCGCGGAGGGCTACACCAATGGCATCCTGGCGACGAGCCGGCGCAACGCGGAGTCGGTGGTGCGCACCGCCACGAACCACGTGGCCACCCAGGCGCGGGAGGAGACGTACAAGGCGAACGCCGACATCGTCCAGCACGTGCGCATGGTGGCCACCCTGGACGGGCGCACCACGCTGGGGTGCATGGCGTTGGACGGGAAGGTGTTTCCGGTACGCGACGGACGCCGTCCTCCATTCCATCGAGGATGCCGGACCACCACGTCGCCAGTCATTGACGGCGTGAAGCTGATTGGAGACAGGCCCTCTGTCACGGACACACGCACAAGGCGTCAGCGGGACATCGACTTCCGCGCCGAGGCGAAGGCCAAGGCGGGCGAGGAGCGCTGGAAGTCCATGTCCACGAAGGAGCGCGACGCGGCCATCTCCCGCCAGCGCCAGAAGTGGACTCGGGAGAACGTCGGCCAGGTGCCGAAGGGGCTCTCCTACGAGGACTGGCTGCGCAAGCAGTCCCGGGCCTTCCAGGACGAGGTGCTCGGGCCGACGCGCGCGCAGCTCTGGCGCGAGGGAGGCCTGCCGCTGGGCCGCTTCACAGACGCCAGCGGGAAGACGCTGACGTTGGAGCAACTGCACGCGGTGGAGGCCGCGGCTTTCAAGCGGGCGAAGTTGTAG
- a CDS encoding Mov34/MPN/PAD-1 family protein, whose protein sequence is MSATCATCATAPAPGAVLYVSGPYRVWVRCAVLAKAQRLARVRAPLETGGLLLGQVVDGEAHVLALTGPGRRARRSRLGYEADRARDNRLVARIHPQLHYLGDWHTHPGGPAVLSATDVDSIRGALTTARREVLHLLLAGPADMTSPVASVFTVVGGESAVRRMTPEEAT, encoded by the coding sequence ATGAGCGCCACGTGCGCCACGTGCGCCACCGCGCCGGCACCTGGTGCCGTCCTGTATGTGTCCGGCCCGTACCGCGTCTGGGTGCGCTGCGCCGTGCTGGCGAAGGCCCAGCGCCTGGCCCGCGTGCGCGCCCCACTGGAGACGGGCGGGCTGTTGCTGGGGCAGGTGGTGGACGGCGAGGCCCACGTGCTGGCGCTGACGGGCCCGGGACGGCGCGCGCGCCGCAGCCGCCTGGGCTACGAGGCGGACCGGGCGCGGGACAACCGGCTGGTGGCGCGCATCCACCCGCAGCTGCACTACCTGGGCGACTGGCACACCCACCCGGGTGGCCCCGCGGTGCTGTCCGCGACGGACGTGGACTCCATTCGGGGAGCGCTGACGACGGCTCGGCGCGAAGTGCTGCACCTGCTGCTGGCGGGCCCGGCGGACATGACGTCCCCCGTGGCCTCCGTCTTCACCGTGGTGGGCGGCGAGTCCGCTGTCCGCCGCATGACTCCCGAGGAGGCAACGTGA
- a CDS encoding terminase small subunit produces the protein MTSTTPPMLGVVARKRTSPSSRPEETHAPDDESRELTPKQRAFVREYLKDSNSTQAAIRAGYSEASAESQGSRLLRNAKVLAAVEAGEAALEEAVQDDVRVEVADVLRELKRLAFSDIGQGVGEGGAVLPLKDMPEDFRRAISSIEVEALYAGKGEERVQVGTVTKLKLWSKDKSLELLGKYLKLFIDKLELTEVKKSHEEALGELE, from the coding sequence ATGACGTCCACGACGCCGCCGATGCTCGGCGTCGTGGCACGCAAGCGCACCAGTCCGTCGAGTCGGCCCGAGGAAACGCACGCCCCGGATGACGAGTCGCGCGAACTGACGCCCAAGCAGCGGGCCTTCGTCCGGGAGTACCTGAAGGATTCCAACTCGACGCAGGCCGCCATCCGCGCGGGGTACTCCGAGGCGTCGGCGGAGTCGCAGGGCTCCCGCTTGTTGAGAAATGCCAAGGTCTTGGCGGCTGTGGAGGCCGGCGAGGCAGCGCTTGAGGAGGCGGTCCAGGACGATGTCCGGGTCGAGGTCGCCGATGTGCTGCGCGAGCTGAAGCGCTTGGCGTTCTCCGACATCGGCCAGGGGGTGGGCGAGGGCGGTGCGGTGCTGCCGCTGAAGGACATGCCCGAGGACTTCCGCCGGGCCATCTCCAGCATCGAAGTGGAGGCGCTGTACGCGGGGAAGGGCGAGGAGCGCGTCCAGGTCGGCACGGTGACGAAGCTGAAGCTCTGGTCCAAGGACAAGTCGCTGGAGCTGCTGGGCAAGTACCTGAAGCTCTTCATCGACAAGTTGGAGCTGACGGAGGTGAAGAAGAGCCACGAGGAAGCGCTGGGGGAGCTGGAGTGA
- a CDS encoding DUF4055 domain-containing protein: MTSDVSNESSAYKAMKPHWALVKALLGGTEAMRAAGTLYLPQHARESEEAYRERLQRSFLFNYVESALGTLAEMPFTKPVTLADSAPEELHALVDDVDKQGNDVTTWARNAFSDGLANGLVHVLVEYPTVDRTQVQTRADEEEAGVRPYFVHVPADSLLAAYATVEGGAQVLTHIRIRDTVTRVSGFEEVSVERVRVLERDAWAVYEKDGNGAWAQVDGGVNTLGVIPLVTWYAGKPKGLMLIRPPLLSLAEKNLEHWQSSSDQRNILTITRFPILAASGVTDESPRGGGAELEGLDAEDREFLGRTGGRGGIAIGPHSLLTTSNPQGKFYYVEHAGAAIEAGAKDLERLEDQMAALSVELLVRRKSNTTATEKSINTGQSHSKLGAMARTFGDALELAFHFSARWMGVEVPDDKLKVSVHTDFGVEEGDAQGLEVLFKARAAGDISRKTFLKEMQRRGTLSADFDEELDADYLDAEGPRLGAVGRQPRDEPQPSQPAQGVQVTSADPPLKDEPAA, from the coding sequence ATGACGTCCGACGTGAGTAACGAGAGCAGCGCGTACAAGGCCATGAAGCCGCACTGGGCGCTGGTGAAGGCCCTGCTGGGAGGCACGGAGGCCATGCGCGCCGCGGGGACGCTGTACCTGCCGCAGCACGCGCGCGAGTCCGAGGAGGCGTACCGGGAGCGCCTCCAGCGCAGCTTCCTCTTCAACTACGTCGAGTCCGCGCTCGGCACCCTGGCGGAGATGCCCTTCACCAAGCCAGTGACGCTGGCCGACTCCGCGCCCGAGGAGTTGCACGCCCTCGTGGACGACGTGGACAAGCAGGGCAACGACGTGACGACGTGGGCGCGCAACGCCTTCTCGGACGGGCTGGCCAACGGGCTGGTGCACGTCCTCGTCGAGTACCCCACGGTGGACAGGACGCAGGTGCAGACGCGCGCGGACGAGGAGGAGGCAGGTGTGCGGCCGTACTTCGTCCACGTGCCTGCGGACTCCCTCCTTGCGGCCTACGCCACGGTGGAAGGCGGCGCCCAGGTGCTGACGCACATTCGCATCCGCGACACGGTGACGCGGGTGTCTGGCTTCGAGGAAGTCTCTGTCGAGCGCGTCCGCGTGCTCGAGCGGGATGCGTGGGCGGTGTACGAGAAGGACGGGAATGGCGCCTGGGCACAGGTGGACGGCGGGGTGAACACGCTGGGCGTCATCCCCCTCGTCACCTGGTACGCGGGCAAGCCCAAGGGACTCATGCTCATCCGCCCGCCGCTGCTCTCCCTCGCCGAGAAGAACCTGGAGCACTGGCAGTCCTCCAGCGACCAGCGGAACATCCTCACCATCACCCGCTTCCCGATTCTGGCGGCCTCGGGCGTGACGGACGAGTCGCCGCGGGGCGGGGGCGCCGAGCTCGAAGGGCTGGACGCGGAGGACAGGGAGTTCCTCGGGAGGACAGGTGGGCGCGGCGGCATCGCCATCGGCCCCCACTCGCTGCTCACCACCAGCAACCCCCAGGGGAAATTCTATTACGTGGAGCACGCTGGGGCGGCCATCGAGGCGGGCGCGAAGGACCTCGAGCGCCTGGAGGACCAGATGGCGGCCCTCAGCGTGGAGTTGCTCGTCCGCCGGAAGAGCAACACCACGGCCACCGAGAAGTCCATCAACACCGGGCAGAGCCACTCGAAGCTGGGGGCCATGGCGCGCACCTTCGGTGACGCGCTGGAGCTGGCCTTCCACTTCTCGGCCCGGTGGATGGGCGTCGAGGTGCCGGACGACAAGCTGAAGGTGTCCGTCCACACGGACTTCGGCGTGGAGGAGGGGGACGCGCAGGGGCTGGAGGTGCTCTTCAAGGCACGCGCTGCCGGCGACATCTCCCGGAAGACGTTCCTGAAGGAGATGCAGCGCCGAGGCACCCTCTCTGCGGACTTCGACGAGGAACTGGACGCTGACTACCTCGATGCCGAGGGGCCCCGGTTGGGTGCTGTGGGACGCCAGCCGAGGGACGAGCCCCAGCCCTCGCAGCCCGCCCAGGGCGTCCAGGTTACCAGTGCCGATCCACCTCTGAAGGACGAGCCAGCAGCCTGA